The Chiloscyllium punctatum isolate Juve2018m chromosome 45, sChiPun1.3, whole genome shotgun sequence genome has a segment encoding these proteins:
- the LOC140467355 gene encoding uncharacterized protein isoform X1 — MRKSGPGETISKLLRRKSSPSLYAVTPPPGRAIAGAGEPEAPDNLDEILAATAYNKGAISSVMDSGTAKVKQRPTVKLAIPFQERPKLAVPTPILPDQALLSKIPRTSLIAGSDVKVSNNKPNVGNYGQNISMLEDDCIPPPPPMAPPPPPPMAPPPPPTQSIYQNPQMTYLPYEVTIPPPPQMAPPPPPPLPLNMTLQQKFIPNYQPPETTFSPPPLPPNMIPPLPPAMAPHKSFPKADLFSKASSPSSTTRPPAPPPFLPPDDYSFNSPLQNNVSKYNHIKQPKKSPPPPPQRDLIQHNHFHVKPERETLSSFKFFPNASQKLVSDSQSLYMAESPEVISQPQVASTFNPKATAKLFGSSEPVNRSENRLSSDWQNKSKSMIVMKDADQYTMDHTGEINHTASMHMNTNESTEHPRMNKVQTDHVPPKPQKPVRKNNLLLQQSKSTQYKGILSGSSMDRCTEDEKEKNWSNSMDLRQCSLNQPHDSNNNQNLAHSTISNIDSEIKNGNHRAGDKTKSTVIRDFENQSSSENVTLDLQSLKPVEKPTTLTAEIPDFPPEQTLPSPDQNIDPRSPLALLMAAKQRDSSKNKRAHKASLETANLSLGGTRFIQSTNSNTIHITPIANYKDRSLISHAEEDSSAWNKHGGDLISPLNSTRKSLDWSKPSSHSASRETAEPEDSQNDDDMSLLLIPPPPCFSDEENEEPSFELLPPPLEFSNHNESYSSQPERTVHVESEIDNHPSANSDKKGLCLQDPDHFTFNHPKNLNNKNTHSISKLPVNTLSLPVKTNIVRQKPAIAEKPTFINSTVVNGGPGKYQNSKHVSDPHSYSPLMPKSYEKNIPKMEDQQTEMVPSTNKLVMKNKVIDELQSKVQALSTDNSDVTAKSSQNAQHPQSYGRTFTIRPGTKQPITVVYPPTTK; from the exons ATAACCTCGATGAGATCCTAGCAGCTACGGCATACAATAAAGGAGCGATAAGTTCAGTCATGGACTCTGGAACGGCAAAAGTGAAACAACGGCCGACTGTCAAGCTGGCCATT CCTTTCCAAGAACGTCCGAAGCTTGCTGTGCCAACTCCGATTCTGCCAGATCAGGCATTGCTTTCTAAGATTCCAAGAACATCTTTAATTGCAG GCAGTGATGTAAAAGTGAGCAACAACAAACCTAATGTTGGAAACTATGGGCAGAATATCAGCATGCTGGAAGATGACTGcattccaccacctcctccaatggctcctccaccacctcctccaatggcacctccaccacctccaactcAAAGTATTTATCAAAATCCACAAATGACCTATTTGCCTTATGAAGTGACTATCCCACCACCTCCTCAGAtggctcctcctcctccaccaccactacctTTAAACATGACATTACAACAAAAATTTATTCCAAACTACCAACCTCCTGAAACAACCTTTTCTCCACCTCCTCTACCTCCAAATATGATTCCTCCACTGCCTCCAGCAATGGCACCTCACAAATCTTTCCCAAAGGCTGATTTGTTCTCAAAAGCATCCTCCCCATCCAGTACAACAAGACCTCCTGCACCTCCCCCCTTTCTTCCACCTGATGATTATTCTTTCAACTCACCTCTGCAAAATAATGTTTCAAAATACAATCATATTAAACAGCCTAAAaagtcaccaccacctcctccacaaaGAGATTTGATACAACACAATCATTTTCATGTCAAGCCTGAAAGGGAGACACTGTCTTCTTTCAAATTCTTCCCGAATGCTTCACAAAAGTTAGTTTCCGATAGTCAGTCTTTGTATATGGCAGAATCTCCTGAAGTGATTTCACAACCTCAAGTTGCATCAACTTTCAATCCGAAAGCAACAGCAAAGCTTTTTGGATCTTCAGAACCCGTTAACAGATCAGAAAACAGGTTAAGTTCTGACTGGCAAAATAAAAGCAAGTCCATGATAGTTATGAAAGATGCTGACCAGTATACAATGGACCACACTGGAGAGATTAATCACACTGCTTCCATGCACATGAACACAAATGAAAGCACTGAGCATCCAAGAATGAATAAGGTACAAACAGATCATGTTCCTCCTAAACCACAGAAGCCAGTTCGTAAGAACAATCTATTGCTACAACAATCTAAATCAACCCAATACAAAGGAATACTTTCAGGTTCCTCTATGGACCGTTGCACAGAGGATGAGAAAGAAAAGAACTGGAGCAATAGCATGGATCTTCGGCAGTGCAGTTTAAATCAACCTCATGATTCTAACAACAATCAAAACTTGGCCCATTCAACCATTTCGAACATTGATTCTGAAATAAAAAATGGGAACCACAGAGCAGGAGACAAGACAAAATCCACTGTGATCAGAGATTTTGAAAACCAGAGTTCCTCAGAAAATGTTACGTTAGATCTTCAATCCTTGAAACCAGTTGAGAAACCAACCACATTAACAGCAGAGATTCCAGATTTTCCTCCAGAACAAACTCTGCCTAGCCCAGACCAGAATATAGATCCACGTTCACCACTGGCACTTCTCATGGCTGCAAAACAGCGAGATTCTAGTAAAAACAAAAGAGCTCACAAAGCATCTTTAGAAACGGCTAATTTATCCTTGGGAGGCACTCGGTTCATTCAGTCAACAAATTCAAATACAATCCATATCACACCAATAGCTAATTACAAGGATCGTTCTTTGATATCACATGCTGAAGAAGATAGTTCAGCATGGAACAAGCATGGAGGTGACCTCATCAGTCCTCTGAACAGCACCAGAAAGAGTCTAGATTGGTCAAAACCTTCATCCCACTCTGCATCACGAGAAACTGCAGAACCAGAAGACTCTCAAAATGATGATGACATGTCTTTACTTCTGATCCCACCTCCACCATGCTTTAGTGATGAAGAGAATGAAGAACCCTCATTTGAACTTCTGCCACCTCCACTTGAATTTTCTAACCATAATGAAAGCTATTCTTCTCAACCAGAAAGAACAGTGCATGTTGAATCTGAGATTGACAATCATCCCTCTGCCAATTCTGACAAGAAAGGGCTTTGTCTGCAGGATCCTGACCATTTTACATTTAATCACCCTAAAAATCTTAACAATAAAAATACTCATTCCATTAGCAAATTGCCAGTAAACACTTTGTCGCTTCCTGTCAAAACAAACATTGTTCGGCAAAAGCCAGCAATTGCAGAAAAGCCCACATTTATCAATAGCACTGTTGTGAATGGGGGTCCTGGAAAATATCAAAATTCAAAGCATGTTTCAGATCCGCACAGTTATTCGCCTTTAATGCCTAAATCATATGAAAAAAATATACCCAAGATGGAAGATCAGCAGACAGAAATGGTACCATCAACAAACAAACTGGTAATGAAGAATAAAGTAATTGATGAACTGCAGTCAAAAGTGCAAGCCTTGAGCACAGACAATTCTGATGTTACAGCCAAAAG
- the LOC140467355 gene encoding uncharacterized protein isoform X3 → MLEDDCIPPPPPMAPPPPPPMAPPPPPTQSIYQNPQMTYLPYEVTIPPPPQMAPPPPPPLPLNMTLQQKFIPNYQPPETTFSPPPLPPNMIPPLPPAMAPHKSFPKADLFSKASSPSSTTRPPAPPPFLPPDDYSFNSPLQNNVSKYNHIKQPKKSPPPPPQRDLIQHNHFHVKPERETLSSFKFFPNASQKLVSDSQSLYMAESPEVISQPQVASTFNPKATAKLFGSSEPVNRSENRLSSDWQNKSKSMIVMKDADQYTMDHTGEINHTASMHMNTNESTEHPRMNKVQTDHVPPKPQKPVRKNNLLLQQSKSTQYKGILSGSSMDRCTEDEKEKNWSNSMDLRQCSLNQPHDSNNNQNLAHSTISNIDSEIKNGNHRAGDKTKSTVIRDFENQSSSENVTLDLQSLKPVEKPTTLTAEIPDFPPEQTLPSPDQNIDPRSPLALLMAAKQRDSSKNKRAHKASLETANLSLGGTRFIQSTNSNTIHITPIANYKDRSLISHAEEDSSAWNKHGGDLISPLNSTRKSLDWSKPSSHSASRETAEPEDSQNDDDMSLLLIPPPPCFSDEENEEPSFELLPPPLEFSNHNESYSSQPERTVHVESEIDNHPSANSDKKGLCLQDPDHFTFNHPKNLNNKNTHSISKLPVNTLSLPVKTNIVRQKPAIAEKPTFINSTVVNGGPGKYQNSKHVSDPHSYSPLMPKSYEKNIPKMEDQQTEMVPSTNKLVMKNKVIDELQSKVQALSTDNSDVTAKSSQNAQHPQSYGRTFTIRPGTKQPITVVYPPTTK, encoded by the coding sequence ATGCTGGAAGATGACTGcattccaccacctcctccaatggctcctccaccacctcctccaatggcacctccaccacctccaactcAAAGTATTTATCAAAATCCACAAATGACCTATTTGCCTTATGAAGTGACTATCCCACCACCTCCTCAGAtggctcctcctcctccaccaccactacctTTAAACATGACATTACAACAAAAATTTATTCCAAACTACCAACCTCCTGAAACAACCTTTTCTCCACCTCCTCTACCTCCAAATATGATTCCTCCACTGCCTCCAGCAATGGCACCTCACAAATCTTTCCCAAAGGCTGATTTGTTCTCAAAAGCATCCTCCCCATCCAGTACAACAAGACCTCCTGCACCTCCCCCCTTTCTTCCACCTGATGATTATTCTTTCAACTCACCTCTGCAAAATAATGTTTCAAAATACAATCATATTAAACAGCCTAAAaagtcaccaccacctcctccacaaaGAGATTTGATACAACACAATCATTTTCATGTCAAGCCTGAAAGGGAGACACTGTCTTCTTTCAAATTCTTCCCGAATGCTTCACAAAAGTTAGTTTCCGATAGTCAGTCTTTGTATATGGCAGAATCTCCTGAAGTGATTTCACAACCTCAAGTTGCATCAACTTTCAATCCGAAAGCAACAGCAAAGCTTTTTGGATCTTCAGAACCCGTTAACAGATCAGAAAACAGGTTAAGTTCTGACTGGCAAAATAAAAGCAAGTCCATGATAGTTATGAAAGATGCTGACCAGTATACAATGGACCACACTGGAGAGATTAATCACACTGCTTCCATGCACATGAACACAAATGAAAGCACTGAGCATCCAAGAATGAATAAGGTACAAACAGATCATGTTCCTCCTAAACCACAGAAGCCAGTTCGTAAGAACAATCTATTGCTACAACAATCTAAATCAACCCAATACAAAGGAATACTTTCAGGTTCCTCTATGGACCGTTGCACAGAGGATGAGAAAGAAAAGAACTGGAGCAATAGCATGGATCTTCGGCAGTGCAGTTTAAATCAACCTCATGATTCTAACAACAATCAAAACTTGGCCCATTCAACCATTTCGAACATTGATTCTGAAATAAAAAATGGGAACCACAGAGCAGGAGACAAGACAAAATCCACTGTGATCAGAGATTTTGAAAACCAGAGTTCCTCAGAAAATGTTACGTTAGATCTTCAATCCTTGAAACCAGTTGAGAAACCAACCACATTAACAGCAGAGATTCCAGATTTTCCTCCAGAACAAACTCTGCCTAGCCCAGACCAGAATATAGATCCACGTTCACCACTGGCACTTCTCATGGCTGCAAAACAGCGAGATTCTAGTAAAAACAAAAGAGCTCACAAAGCATCTTTAGAAACGGCTAATTTATCCTTGGGAGGCACTCGGTTCATTCAGTCAACAAATTCAAATACAATCCATATCACACCAATAGCTAATTACAAGGATCGTTCTTTGATATCACATGCTGAAGAAGATAGTTCAGCATGGAACAAGCATGGAGGTGACCTCATCAGTCCTCTGAACAGCACCAGAAAGAGTCTAGATTGGTCAAAACCTTCATCCCACTCTGCATCACGAGAAACTGCAGAACCAGAAGACTCTCAAAATGATGATGACATGTCTTTACTTCTGATCCCACCTCCACCATGCTTTAGTGATGAAGAGAATGAAGAACCCTCATTTGAACTTCTGCCACCTCCACTTGAATTTTCTAACCATAATGAAAGCTATTCTTCTCAACCAGAAAGAACAGTGCATGTTGAATCTGAGATTGACAATCATCCCTCTGCCAATTCTGACAAGAAAGGGCTTTGTCTGCAGGATCCTGACCATTTTACATTTAATCACCCTAAAAATCTTAACAATAAAAATACTCATTCCATTAGCAAATTGCCAGTAAACACTTTGTCGCTTCCTGTCAAAACAAACATTGTTCGGCAAAAGCCAGCAATTGCAGAAAAGCCCACATTTATCAATAGCACTGTTGTGAATGGGGGTCCTGGAAAATATCAAAATTCAAAGCATGTTTCAGATCCGCACAGTTATTCGCCTTTAATGCCTAAATCATATGAAAAAAATATACCCAAGATGGAAGATCAGCAGACAGAAATGGTACCATCAACAAACAAACTGGTAATGAAGAATAAAGTAATTGATGAACTGCAGTCAAAAGTGCAAGCCTTGAGCACAGACAATTCTGATGTTACAGCCAAAAG
- the LOC140467355 gene encoding uncharacterized protein isoform X2: MDSGTAKVKQRPTVKLAIPFQERPKLAVPTPILPDQALLSKIPRTSLIAGSDVKVSNNKPNVGNYGQNISMLEDDCIPPPPPMAPPPPPPMAPPPPPTQSIYQNPQMTYLPYEVTIPPPPQMAPPPPPPLPLNMTLQQKFIPNYQPPETTFSPPPLPPNMIPPLPPAMAPHKSFPKADLFSKASSPSSTTRPPAPPPFLPPDDYSFNSPLQNNVSKYNHIKQPKKSPPPPPQRDLIQHNHFHVKPERETLSSFKFFPNASQKLVSDSQSLYMAESPEVISQPQVASTFNPKATAKLFGSSEPVNRSENRLSSDWQNKSKSMIVMKDADQYTMDHTGEINHTASMHMNTNESTEHPRMNKVQTDHVPPKPQKPVRKNNLLLQQSKSTQYKGILSGSSMDRCTEDEKEKNWSNSMDLRQCSLNQPHDSNNNQNLAHSTISNIDSEIKNGNHRAGDKTKSTVIRDFENQSSSENVTLDLQSLKPVEKPTTLTAEIPDFPPEQTLPSPDQNIDPRSPLALLMAAKQRDSSKNKRAHKASLETANLSLGGTRFIQSTNSNTIHITPIANYKDRSLISHAEEDSSAWNKHGGDLISPLNSTRKSLDWSKPSSHSASRETAEPEDSQNDDDMSLLLIPPPPCFSDEENEEPSFELLPPPLEFSNHNESYSSQPERTVHVESEIDNHPSANSDKKGLCLQDPDHFTFNHPKNLNNKNTHSISKLPVNTLSLPVKTNIVRQKPAIAEKPTFINSTVVNGGPGKYQNSKHVSDPHSYSPLMPKSYEKNIPKMEDQQTEMVPSTNKLVMKNKVIDELQSKVQALSTDNSDVTAKSSQNAQHPQSYGRTFTIRPGTKQPITVVYPPTTK, from the exons ATGGACTCTGGAACGGCAAAAGTGAAACAACGGCCGACTGTCAAGCTGGCCATT CCTTTCCAAGAACGTCCGAAGCTTGCTGTGCCAACTCCGATTCTGCCAGATCAGGCATTGCTTTCTAAGATTCCAAGAACATCTTTAATTGCAG GCAGTGATGTAAAAGTGAGCAACAACAAACCTAATGTTGGAAACTATGGGCAGAATATCAGCATGCTGGAAGATGACTGcattccaccacctcctccaatggctcctccaccacctcctccaatggcacctccaccacctccaactcAAAGTATTTATCAAAATCCACAAATGACCTATTTGCCTTATGAAGTGACTATCCCACCACCTCCTCAGAtggctcctcctcctccaccaccactacctTTAAACATGACATTACAACAAAAATTTATTCCAAACTACCAACCTCCTGAAACAACCTTTTCTCCACCTCCTCTACCTCCAAATATGATTCCTCCACTGCCTCCAGCAATGGCACCTCACAAATCTTTCCCAAAGGCTGATTTGTTCTCAAAAGCATCCTCCCCATCCAGTACAACAAGACCTCCTGCACCTCCCCCCTTTCTTCCACCTGATGATTATTCTTTCAACTCACCTCTGCAAAATAATGTTTCAAAATACAATCATATTAAACAGCCTAAAaagtcaccaccacctcctccacaaaGAGATTTGATACAACACAATCATTTTCATGTCAAGCCTGAAAGGGAGACACTGTCTTCTTTCAAATTCTTCCCGAATGCTTCACAAAAGTTAGTTTCCGATAGTCAGTCTTTGTATATGGCAGAATCTCCTGAAGTGATTTCACAACCTCAAGTTGCATCAACTTTCAATCCGAAAGCAACAGCAAAGCTTTTTGGATCTTCAGAACCCGTTAACAGATCAGAAAACAGGTTAAGTTCTGACTGGCAAAATAAAAGCAAGTCCATGATAGTTATGAAAGATGCTGACCAGTATACAATGGACCACACTGGAGAGATTAATCACACTGCTTCCATGCACATGAACACAAATGAAAGCACTGAGCATCCAAGAATGAATAAGGTACAAACAGATCATGTTCCTCCTAAACCACAGAAGCCAGTTCGTAAGAACAATCTATTGCTACAACAATCTAAATCAACCCAATACAAAGGAATACTTTCAGGTTCCTCTATGGACCGTTGCACAGAGGATGAGAAAGAAAAGAACTGGAGCAATAGCATGGATCTTCGGCAGTGCAGTTTAAATCAACCTCATGATTCTAACAACAATCAAAACTTGGCCCATTCAACCATTTCGAACATTGATTCTGAAATAAAAAATGGGAACCACAGAGCAGGAGACAAGACAAAATCCACTGTGATCAGAGATTTTGAAAACCAGAGTTCCTCAGAAAATGTTACGTTAGATCTTCAATCCTTGAAACCAGTTGAGAAACCAACCACATTAACAGCAGAGATTCCAGATTTTCCTCCAGAACAAACTCTGCCTAGCCCAGACCAGAATATAGATCCACGTTCACCACTGGCACTTCTCATGGCTGCAAAACAGCGAGATTCTAGTAAAAACAAAAGAGCTCACAAAGCATCTTTAGAAACGGCTAATTTATCCTTGGGAGGCACTCGGTTCATTCAGTCAACAAATTCAAATACAATCCATATCACACCAATAGCTAATTACAAGGATCGTTCTTTGATATCACATGCTGAAGAAGATAGTTCAGCATGGAACAAGCATGGAGGTGACCTCATCAGTCCTCTGAACAGCACCAGAAAGAGTCTAGATTGGTCAAAACCTTCATCCCACTCTGCATCACGAGAAACTGCAGAACCAGAAGACTCTCAAAATGATGATGACATGTCTTTACTTCTGATCCCACCTCCACCATGCTTTAGTGATGAAGAGAATGAAGAACCCTCATTTGAACTTCTGCCACCTCCACTTGAATTTTCTAACCATAATGAAAGCTATTCTTCTCAACCAGAAAGAACAGTGCATGTTGAATCTGAGATTGACAATCATCCCTCTGCCAATTCTGACAAGAAAGGGCTTTGTCTGCAGGATCCTGACCATTTTACATTTAATCACCCTAAAAATCTTAACAATAAAAATACTCATTCCATTAGCAAATTGCCAGTAAACACTTTGTCGCTTCCTGTCAAAACAAACATTGTTCGGCAAAAGCCAGCAATTGCAGAAAAGCCCACATTTATCAATAGCACTGTTGTGAATGGGGGTCCTGGAAAATATCAAAATTCAAAGCATGTTTCAGATCCGCACAGTTATTCGCCTTTAATGCCTAAATCATATGAAAAAAATATACCCAAGATGGAAGATCAGCAGACAGAAATGGTACCATCAACAAACAAACTGGTAATGAAGAATAAAGTAATTGATGAACTGCAGTCAAAAGTGCAAGCCTTGAGCACAGACAATTCTGATGTTACAGCCAAAAG